From the Hyphomicrobium sp. ghe19 genome, one window contains:
- a CDS encoding BolA family transcriptional regulator — translation MSVTGRVREKLMIALRPTRLDVINESELHAGHRNSPGTGDSHFRILVVSDVFAGKSRIERHRLINELLKDELAGGIHALALSPLAPGEPLPKG, via the coding sequence ATGTCGGTTACGGGTCGAGTTCGAGAAAAGCTTATGATCGCGCTTCGTCCGACGCGGCTCGACGTTATCAATGAGTCTGAGCTGCACGCCGGCCACCGCAATTCGCCTGGAACGGGCGACAGTCATTTTCGCATCCTCGTGGTCTCCGATGTCTTTGCGGGCAAGTCGCGCATCGAGCGTCATCGCCTCATCAACGAGTTGCTAAAGGACGAACTGGCCGGCGGCATTCACGCCTTGGCACTTTCGCCCCTCGCGCCCGGCGAACCTCTGCCGAAGGGCTAA
- a CDS encoding HlyC/CorC family transporter: MTIAISLAAIFLLIVLSAFFNGSETSLTAASRARMHSLEEDGNTAAALVNKVLSRPEKMIGTVLLGNTLVDVLAAALASNIAVHLYGEVGVAYATAIITILIVIFAAVLPKTYALAYADRVALIVAPVMQVLIYALTPFTKAIEFVVRGILIWTPGKADDEANILAAHEEIRGTIDLQAREGTVAKGDAEMLGGVLDLRDLQVADIMVHRTKMETIDVDDPPAKILDLVLRSQYTRVPLWKDEPENIVGVLHTKNLLQALSRTDWQPDKLDIMKSASEPWFVPDTTTLKDQLNQFLKKKTQMALVVDEYGEVQGLITLEDILEEIVGQITDEHDMPDSHIRMQSDGTVNVDGTVAIRDLNRHLDWELPDDEATTVAGLVIHEAQTIPEPGQVFTFHGYRFEILRKSRNKITAIRIKPVSKSDAATVASSAVRPAR; encoded by the coding sequence ATGACCATAGCCATAAGCTTGGCAGCCATCTTTCTGCTGATTGTGTTGTCGGCATTCTTCAACGGCAGCGAGACATCGCTCACGGCCGCGTCCCGAGCGCGGATGCACTCCCTCGAAGAAGACGGCAACACGGCCGCCGCCCTCGTGAACAAGGTGCTGTCACGGCCGGAAAAGATGATCGGCACCGTTCTGCTCGGAAACACGCTGGTCGATGTTCTGGCGGCAGCCCTCGCCTCCAACATTGCGGTGCACCTCTACGGCGAGGTCGGCGTCGCATACGCGACCGCCATCATCACGATCCTGATCGTGATCTTCGCCGCTGTCCTTCCGAAGACCTACGCCCTCGCCTACGCCGATCGCGTTGCGCTCATTGTGGCGCCCGTCATGCAGGTATTGATCTATGCCCTGACGCCATTCACGAAAGCGATTGAGTTCGTCGTTCGCGGCATTCTAATCTGGACGCCCGGCAAGGCCGACGACGAGGCGAACATCCTCGCGGCGCACGAGGAAATTCGCGGCACCATCGATCTTCAGGCGAGAGAAGGCACGGTCGCCAAGGGCGATGCCGAGATGCTCGGCGGCGTGCTCGACCTGCGCGACCTGCAGGTGGCCGACATCATGGTCCATCGGACGAAGATGGAAACGATCGACGTCGACGATCCGCCGGCCAAGATCCTCGATCTGGTGCTGCGCTCGCAATATACCCGCGTACCGCTCTGGAAGGACGAGCCCGAGAATATCGTTGGCGTGCTGCATACGAAAAATCTGCTGCAGGCGTTGTCGCGAACCGACTGGCAGCCCGATAAACTCGACATTATGAAGTCGGCGTCCGAGCCGTGGTTCGTTCCCGATACGACAACGCTGAAGGACCAGCTCAATCAGTTTCTGAAAAAGAAAACGCAGATGGCGCTCGTCGTCGATGAATATGGCGAGGTGCAAGGTCTCATCACACTCGAAGACATTCTCGAAGAAATCGTCGGGCAGATTACCGACGAGCACGACATGCCCGACAGCCACATCCGTATGCAGTCGGATGGAACCGTCAACGTCGATGGCACCGTTGCAATTCGCGACCTCAATCGCCATTTGGATTGGGAGCTGCCCGACGATGAAGCGACGACCGTTGCAGGGCTCGTGATACACGAGGCCCAAACGATCCCTGAACCCGGTCAGGTCTTCACCTTCCACGGATACAGATTTGAGATTTTGCGCAAAAGCCGCAATAAAATCACGGCAATCCGCATCAAGCCGGTGTCCAAATCAGACGCAGCAACCGTTGCATCGAGCGCCGTGAGGCCTGCGCGGTGA
- the aroB gene encoding 3-dehydroquinate synthase codes for MMEAEAIERAKKNVGGRPIVVVGLMGCGKSSVGKRLATKLNLPFVDADDEIERAAAKTINEIFADHGEAHFRAGERKVIARLLGNGPQVLATGGGAFINPETRLRIKDVAVSVWLRAELPVLMRRVSKRDHRPLLRDGNPEATMRKLIEQRYPIYAEADMTIESRDEPHDVIVTEIINRLAAGTEFPATSAADANPSRTVHVELGDRSYDVLIARGILRETGALLKARFGEVKCGVVTDENVARHHLATLEESLKSQGMFAGSVIMKPGEATKNFRDLASLSERLLEMGLERGDLVLPFGGGVIGDLAGFAAGILRRGVRFVQIPTSLLAQVDSSVGGKTGINTPQGKNLIGVFHQPSLVVADTAVLTTLPPREMRAGYAEVAKYGLLGDAEFFTWLETNWQSVFGNNGPALTQAIETSVAAKAAIVARDETETGDRALLNLGHTFGHALEAWTGYSDRLLHGEGVAIGMCLAIRLSEELGICPAGRAERAAKHLSAVGLPTKIGDIPGGRASPEELFRLMGQDKKVKAGKLAFILVRDIGQAFVSRDVPPETVLAFLAREIDR; via the coding sequence ATGATGGAAGCCGAAGCGATTGAGCGTGCGAAAAAGAACGTCGGAGGGCGACCGATCGTCGTGGTCGGCCTCATGGGCTGCGGCAAGTCGTCGGTCGGCAAAAGGCTGGCCACAAAACTCAATCTACCCTTCGTCGACGCCGACGACGAGATCGAGCGTGCCGCCGCCAAAACTATCAACGAGATTTTTGCAGATCACGGTGAGGCTCATTTTCGCGCCGGCGAGCGCAAGGTGATCGCCCGGCTGCTCGGCAACGGGCCGCAGGTGCTCGCAACCGGAGGCGGCGCCTTCATAAATCCGGAAACGCGTCTGCGCATCAAAGATGTCGCTGTTTCCGTTTGGCTGCGCGCGGAACTGCCGGTCCTCATGCGTCGTGTGTCGAAGCGCGATCACCGGCCGCTCCTGCGCGACGGCAATCCCGAAGCCACGATGCGAAAGCTGATTGAACAACGGTACCCAATATATGCTGAAGCCGACATGACGATTGAAAGCCGCGACGAACCCCATGACGTCATCGTCACCGAAATCATCAACCGCCTCGCAGCCGGGACGGAGTTCCCAGCGACATCCGCCGCGGATGCAAATCCATCGCGAACGGTGCACGTCGAACTCGGCGATCGCTCCTACGATGTTTTGATCGCGCGCGGGATTCTTCGCGAAACCGGCGCGCTTCTCAAGGCGCGTTTCGGTGAGGTCAAATGCGGTGTCGTGACCGACGAGAATGTCGCCCGCCACCATCTTGCGACGCTAGAGGAAAGCCTGAAGAGTCAAGGCATGTTTGCGGGCTCCGTGATCATGAAGCCCGGCGAAGCGACGAAGAACTTCCGCGATTTGGCATCGCTTTCGGAACGGCTCTTGGAGATGGGCCTCGAACGCGGCGATCTCGTTCTGCCTTTCGGCGGCGGCGTCATCGGCGATCTCGCCGGTTTCGCGGCGGGCATCCTGCGTCGCGGTGTGCGCTTCGTTCAAATTCCGACGTCGCTGCTGGCCCAGGTCGATAGCTCCGTCGGCGGCAAGACGGGCATCAACACGCCCCAAGGCAAAAATCTCATCGGCGTATTTCACCAGCCAAGTCTCGTGGTCGCCGACACCGCCGTTTTGACGACGCTGCCCCCGCGCGAGATGCGCGCTGGGTATGCCGAAGTCGCGAAATACGGTCTGCTGGGCGACGCGGAATTTTTTACTTGGCTCGAGACCAACTGGCAGAGCGTGTTCGGCAACAACGGTCCGGCTCTGACGCAGGCCATCGAAACGAGTGTGGCGGCCAAAGCGGCGATCGTCGCGCGCGACGAGACGGAAACGGGCGACCGCGCCTTGCTCAATCTGGGCCACACGTTCGGCCACGCGCTCGAAGCGTGGACCGGCTATTCCGACCGCCTCTTGCATGGTGAAGGCGTCGCCATCGGGATGTGCTTGGCGATCCGCCTCTCGGAGGAGTTGGGGATCTGTCCGGCAGGCCGCGCCGAGCGGGCAGCGAAGCACCTGAGCGCCGTGGGCCTTCCGACGAAGATCGGCGATATTCCGGGCGGACGGGCAAGTCCCGAAGAGCTGTTCAGGCTGATGGGGCAAGACAAGAAAGTTAAAGCCGGAAAGCTCGCGTTCATTCTTGTTCGCGACATCGGACAGGCCTTCGTTTCCCGCGATGTCCCGCCTGAAACCGTGCTGGCATTCCTCGCTCGGGAAATTGATCGCTGA
- a CDS encoding site-specific tyrosine recombinase XerD, which translates to MMRVAERDGYLADFLAMLSAERGASANTIEAYTTDLENFLGFLSEKGTLPADAKSTDVQAYLGFLASEGQAATSRARRLSAIKQYYRFLLAEDLIALDPTSGLQGPKKQRALPKVLSIAEVDRLLTVSQQQCEGQEGRALFRALRFHCLLEILYATGMRVSELVGLPRSVLRGDQRVLTIKGKGGRERLVPLNATARSALDAFLGVSARLDTSEWLFPSKSALGHVTRQGFAQDLKSVAEAAGIAPERVSPHVLRHAFASHLLDRGADLRAVQQLLGHADISTTEIYTHVLQERLKALVNAHHPLAKKAN; encoded by the coding sequence ATGATGCGTGTCGCGGAACGCGATGGCTACCTCGCGGACTTTCTTGCGATGCTTTCGGCCGAGCGCGGCGCCTCGGCGAACACCATCGAAGCCTACACGACCGACCTCGAAAATTTTCTCGGCTTTTTGTCGGAGAAAGGGACCCTGCCGGCGGACGCCAAATCAACCGATGTGCAGGCCTATCTCGGATTTCTCGCAAGCGAGGGACAAGCAGCGACGTCGCGCGCGCGGCGGCTCTCGGCGATCAAGCAGTACTATCGTTTTCTGCTGGCCGAAGACCTGATCGCGCTCGATCCGACGTCCGGCCTCCAGGGGCCGAAGAAGCAGCGCGCTCTACCGAAAGTTCTGAGCATCGCCGAGGTCGACCGGTTGCTGACCGTTTCCCAGCAGCAGTGCGAGGGTCAAGAGGGGCGCGCGCTCTTTCGCGCCTTGCGGTTTCACTGTCTCCTCGAAATTCTCTACGCGACAGGCATGCGCGTTTCCGAACTCGTCGGGCTGCCGCGCAGCGTTCTCAGAGGCGATCAGCGCGTTCTCACCATCAAGGGCAAAGGCGGCCGCGAGCGGCTCGTTCCGCTCAACGCGACAGCGCGTTCGGCGCTTGATGCGTTTCTAGGCGTTTCGGCGCGGCTCGATACTTCGGAATGGCTTTTTCCGTCGAAATCGGCGCTTGGCCACGTGACTCGGCAAGGTTTCGCGCAGGATCTCAAAAGCGTCGCCGAAGCGGCGGGAATTGCGCCGGAACGCGTGTCGCCTCACGTGCTCCGCCATGCGTTCGCAAGTCATTTACTGGATCGCGGCGCGGACCTCCGAGCCGTGCAACAGCTTCTTGGCCATGCTGACATTTCGACGACAGAGATTTATACGCATGTGCTGCAGGAGCGGCTGAAGGCACTCGTCAACGCCCATCACCCGCTCGCAAAAAAAGCGAACTAG
- a CDS encoding pyridoxamine 5'-phosphate oxidase family protein, with protein sequence MSRLYGDVHRAMQMAFDTRAMADRVEAVAVKPEIDESSKAFIESRDMFFLTTIDDRGRPTVSYKGGTPGFIKVLDANTLLFPSYDGNGMYLSMGNISANPEIGMLFIDFEKPFRLRAQGRAELIVSGPELDGFKEAEMVVKVSIHEVWMNCPRYVHRHAKVEASRYAPGVETETPFCEWKRIDAMQDVLRPYERTKVEELGTTTIDEWMGKVMTGDKGA encoded by the coding sequence ATGAGCCGCCTTTACGGAGACGTCCATCGCGCCATGCAAATGGCTTTCGATACGCGAGCGATGGCAGACCGGGTCGAGGCGGTTGCCGTCAAGCCGGAGATCGACGAGAGTTCGAAGGCTTTCATCGAAAGCCGCGACATGTTCTTTCTGACGACGATCGATGATCGGGGCCGTCCGACGGTCTCTTACAAAGGCGGCACTCCCGGCTTCATCAAGGTGCTCGATGCGAACACGCTGCTTTTTCCGAGCTACGACGGCAACGGAATGTACTTGTCGATGGGCAATATTTCGGCCAACCCGGAGATCGGCATGCTGTTCATCGATTTCGAGAAGCCGTTTCGCCTGCGCGCGCAAGGGCGTGCCGAACTCATCGTGAGCGGGCCCGAGCTCGACGGCTTCAAAGAGGCCGAGATGGTGGTGAAGGTGAGTATTCACGAAGTCTGGATGAACTGTCCGCGATATGTCCACCGTCACGCGAAGGTCGAAGCTTCGCGTTACGCTCCGGGCGTCGAAACCGAAACGCCATTTTGCGAGTGGAAGCGCATCGACGCGATGCAAGATGTGCTGCGTCCGTACGAGCGGACCAAAGTGGAAGAACTCGGAACAACCACCATCGATGAGTGGATGGGCAAAGTCATGACCGGCGACAAAGGCGCCTGA
- a CDS encoding peptide MFS transporter — protein sequence MPSRKGEQVSANGVAASIVSEPRSSWFGVGLGLSSHPRGLSALYFTELWERFSYYGMRALLVLFMVAPVTEGGLGFATPNAGSIYGTYAMAVYLLALPGGFIADRLLGAKRSVLFGGATIACGHYALAWPSPSTFYLGLALIAIGTGLFKPNISALVGGLYSKDDTRRDAGFSLFYMGINIGAFLAPLVTGFLAQSSMFKGWLAAAGFDPRMSWHWGFGAAGVGMTIAMVLFYLNRDELKDPDVAAPESTSSVVRQGILVSVGSLALLAIALASDVEGFHWLRWLFVVLPLLGIAYGATRQNDPDARRMAAVGVFFIAAMIFWAVFEQAGTTLSLFADALTRNEVLGFSFPSAWFQSANPIFVILLAPIVAALWIKLGKLQPSSPVKFGLGLTFLAAAFLLMVPAATYAADGRVSPLWLLGLYLLFTIGELMLSPVGLSTMTRIAPPRMSGQVLGIWFLATAFGNKLAGDIGGAFTASDPDALALSFLAQAALVAVAAALMFAVAPTVKRLSEGES from the coding sequence ATGCCTTCGCGCAAGGGCGAACAGGTTTCTGCAAACGGGGTCGCGGCTTCGATCGTTTCGGAGCCGCGCAGCTCTTGGTTCGGCGTCGGGCTCGGCCTGTCATCGCATCCGCGTGGGCTTTCGGCACTCTACTTCACCGAGCTTTGGGAGCGCTTTTCGTATTACGGAATGCGGGCGCTCTTGGTTCTGTTCATGGTGGCTCCCGTCACCGAAGGCGGGCTCGGCTTCGCGACACCCAACGCCGGCAGCATCTACGGCACCTACGCGATGGCGGTCTATCTCCTGGCCCTTCCGGGTGGCTTCATCGCGGACCGGCTTCTGGGTGCAAAGCGAAGCGTGCTCTTCGGAGGGGCGACGATCGCCTGCGGGCACTACGCCCTGGCGTGGCCCTCGCCTTCGACGTTCTATCTGGGTCTGGCGCTGATCGCGATCGGCACGGGCCTTTTCAAGCCGAACATCTCAGCCCTTGTCGGCGGACTTTATTCAAAGGACGACACGAGGCGCGACGCCGGTTTCTCGCTCTTTTACATGGGCATCAACATCGGAGCGTTTTTGGCGCCGCTGGTGACGGGTTTTCTCGCGCAGAGCAGCATGTTCAAAGGTTGGCTCGCCGCGGCCGGTTTCGATCCCAGAATGAGCTGGCACTGGGGCTTCGGCGCGGCCGGCGTCGGCATGACGATAGCGATGGTGCTCTTCTATCTGAACAGGGACGAACTCAAAGATCCCGATGTCGCGGCGCCTGAATCGACGTCGTCGGTGGTCCGTCAGGGTATTCTTGTCAGCGTCGGCTCGCTGGCTCTCCTCGCGATTGCACTGGCCTCCGACGTCGAGGGCTTCCACTGGCTACGCTGGCTCTTCGTCGTGCTGCCGCTCCTCGGCATCGCTTACGGCGCTACGCGCCAGAACGACCCGGATGCTCGCCGCATGGCGGCCGTCGGCGTCTTCTTCATCGCGGCCATGATTTTCTGGGCGGTCTTCGAACAAGCAGGCACCACGCTGTCGCTTTTCGCCGACGCGCTGACGCGCAACGAAGTCTTGGGGTTCTCTTTCCCATCAGCGTGGTTCCAATCGGCCAATCCCATCTTCGTCATACTGCTGGCGCCGATCGTCGCGGCGCTTTGGATAAAGCTCGGCAAGCTGCAGCCGTCTTCGCCCGTCAAATTCGGCCTTGGCCTCACGTTCCTCGCGGCGGCGTTTCTCCTGATGGTTCCAGCCGCTACCTATGCGGCAGACGGTCGTGTCTCGCCGCTTTGGCTGCTCGGGCTGTACCTTCTGTTCACCATCGGCGAATTGATGCTGAGCCCGGTTGGACTTTCGACGATGACTCGCATTGCGCCGCCCCGAATGTCGGGCCAGGTGCTTGGAATTTGGTTCCTCGCAACGGCGTTCGGAAACAAGCTTGCCGGCGATATCGGAGGTGCTTTCACCGCCAGCGATCCTGATGCGCTTGCTCTCTCGTTCCTGGCGCAAGCTGCGCTGGTTGCGGTCGCCGCGGCACTCATGTTCGCCGTCGCGCCTACGGTGAAGCGGCTCTCGGAGGGCGAAAGTTAA
- a CDS encoding acetyl-CoA carboxylase carboxyltransferase subunit alpha: MRTYLDFEKPILELENKVAELKAMQTEGKGPHIADEITKLEQKAKAALADTYAKLTPWQKTLVARHPERPHALDFIGGLIEEFTPLAGDRYFAEDEAIVGGIGKFRNRSVVVLGHEKGADTEQRIKHNFGMARPEGYRKAVRLMELAERFNLPIITFVDTPGAYPGIGAEERGQAEAIARSTECCLRLGVPIVTVIVGEGGSGGAIAIATANRILMLEHAIYSVISPEGAASIIWRDSNKKEEAATNMKITAQDLDQLGVIDAIVKEPTGGAHRDRESVIIATGNAIARMLSEFDGKSAEDIRAQRHERFLSIGR, translated from the coding sequence TTGCGTACCTACCTCGACTTCGAAAAGCCCATCCTCGAGCTTGAGAACAAAGTTGCCGAGCTCAAGGCCATGCAGACCGAAGGCAAGGGTCCGCACATCGCCGACGAGATCACCAAGCTCGAGCAGAAGGCGAAAGCCGCTCTGGCCGATACGTATGCCAAGCTGACGCCCTGGCAGAAGACGCTGGTTGCGCGCCATCCCGAACGGCCGCACGCGCTCGACTTCATCGGCGGCCTCATCGAGGAATTCACGCCGCTTGCGGGCGACCGGTATTTCGCCGAGGATGAAGCCATCGTCGGCGGCATCGGCAAGTTCCGGAACCGATCTGTCGTCGTTCTCGGGCACGAGAAGGGCGCCGACACCGAGCAGCGCATCAAACACAATTTCGGCATGGCGCGCCCCGAAGGCTACCGCAAGGCCGTGCGGCTGATGGAACTCGCCGAACGCTTCAATTTGCCGATCATCACGTTCGTCGATACGCCCGGCGCCTATCCGGGGATCGGGGCGGAGGAACGCGGGCAGGCCGAAGCCATCGCGCGGTCGACCGAATGCTGCCTCAGGCTCGGCGTTCCGATCGTTACAGTGATCGTCGGCGAAGGCGGTTCGGGCGGTGCGATCGCCATTGCGACGGCCAACCGGATTCTTATGCTCGAGCACGCCATTTATTCGGTCATATCGCCCGAAGGCGCCGCATCGATCATCTGGCGCGACAGCAACAAGAAAGAAGAAGCCGCGACCAACATGAAGATCACGGCGCAGGACCTCGATCAGCTCGGGGTCATCGACGCTATCGTGAAGGAACCGACAGGCGGCGCGCATCGCGACCGCGAATCAGTAATTATCGCGACCGGTAACGCGATTGCCCGCATGCTTTCGGAGTTCGACGGCAAATCGGCCGAAGACATCCGGGCTCAGCGTCACGAGCGGTTTTTGTCGATAGGGCGTTAG
- a CDS encoding murein L,D-transpeptidase family protein gives MTTLAVATLAACSSAPTIPPPSEVPLSNEALSLLAKKGMQPGSPVFVRIFKEESELEVWKQRDDGRFYHFRTYPICNWSGEIGPKQSTGDRQAPEGFYTITPVLMNPNSKFYLSFNLGYPNAFDRSWGRTGDSVMVHGNCRSAGCYAMTDALMEEIYGLTRESLKAGQPSFQLHAYPFRMTDARMAREKSNKWYGFWKTMKQGYDYFEKYRIPPSITVCERRYVVDAVARSRPDPAGRCPAFDRPFVTAFTPLPEPAQMDVASGNKLKGIANPDNEPSLAEIKTAKQQQSSQSSLANAAN, from the coding sequence ATGACGACACTCGCTGTCGCGACGCTCGCGGCGTGCTCGAGCGCGCCCACTATTCCTCCGCCATCCGAAGTGCCGTTGTCGAACGAGGCGCTGTCGCTCCTCGCCAAGAAGGGCATGCAGCCCGGGTCCCCGGTTTTCGTTCGGATCTTCAAGGAAGAATCCGAGCTTGAAGTCTGGAAGCAGCGCGACGACGGCCGCTTCTATCATTTCAGGACCTACCCGATCTGTAATTGGTCGGGCGAGATCGGGCCGAAGCAAAGCACCGGCGACCGGCAAGCTCCTGAGGGCTTCTACACAATCACGCCGGTCCTCATGAATCCGAACTCGAAATTCTATCTGTCGTTCAATCTCGGCTATCCCAACGCCTTTGACCGCTCTTGGGGCCGCACGGGCGATTCCGTCATGGTGCATGGCAACTGCCGCTCGGCCGGCTGCTACGCCATGACCGACGCCCTGATGGAAGAGATCTACGGCCTTACGCGCGAATCGTTGAAGGCCGGCCAGCCGAGCTTCCAGCTTCACGCCTATCCGTTCCGCATGACCGACGCGCGGATGGCCAGAGAGAAGTCCAACAAGTGGTACGGCTTCTGGAAAACCATGAAGCAGGGATACGACTACTTCGAAAAATACCGCATTCCGCCGAGCATCACCGTCTGCGAACGCCGGTACGTCGTCGACGCCGTTGCCCGCAGCCGCCCCGATCCTGCTGGACGTTGCCCGGCGTTCGATCGGCCCTTCGTCACGGCCTTTACGCCGCTGCCGGAGCCTGCTCAGATGGATGTCGCGAGCGGCAACAAGCTCAAGGGAATTGCCAATCCCGATAACGAACCATCGCTCGCCGAGATCAAGACTGCCAAGCAGCAGCAGAGTTCGCAATCGTCCCTTGCGAACGCGGCGAACTGA
- a CDS encoding murein L,D-transpeptidase family protein, producing the protein MTNKSATSPQSRQPRRRRVGKVLSFGAVLLALAVAAFVSVPLWLPKLPGGDGALIKYERKLRRLLWDFGLPMPREPDLANYSERLRSAGVAEGAPVLIRIFKSEFELELWMQRDGVFRRFATYPICRWSGVLGPKLQEGDSQAPEGFYTVDSSALNPNSRWYRSFNLGYPNAFDRAHGRTGSLIMVHGGCASIGCFAMTDAQMQEIWKLVAAALSGGQKRFQVQVYPFRMTEERMNGHAQSPALDFWKNLKAGNDLFESSMLPPKVNVCGGKYQFAPGVKGSFDASTIDDRCVGEDAKS; encoded by the coding sequence ATGACAAACAAAAGCGCGACCTCGCCCCAATCGCGACAGCCACGGCGCCGCCGGGTGGGCAAAGTCTTGAGCTTTGGCGCCGTGCTTTTAGCGCTTGCCGTGGCCGCGTTTGTCTCGGTACCCCTTTGGTTGCCGAAACTGCCGGGCGGCGACGGTGCTCTGATCAAGTACGAGCGAAAACTACGGCGACTTCTCTGGGATTTCGGTCTGCCTATGCCGCGGGAGCCGGATCTTGCGAATTATTCCGAGCGGCTCAGAAGCGCCGGCGTCGCCGAGGGTGCGCCCGTACTGATCAGGATCTTCAAGAGCGAATTCGAGCTTGAACTCTGGATGCAGCGCGACGGCGTGTTCCGCCGTTTCGCGACGTATCCGATCTGCCGGTGGTCGGGGGTTCTCGGGCCGAAGCTGCAAGAGGGCGACAGCCAAGCTCCTGAAGGCTTCTACACGGTCGATTCCTCGGCCCTCAATCCCAACAGCCGCTGGTATCGTTCGTTCAATCTCGGCTACCCGAACGCCTTCGACCGGGCGCATGGGCGCACCGGTTCGCTGATCATGGTTCACGGCGGCTGCGCGTCCATCGGCTGCTTCGCGATGACGGACGCGCAGATGCAGGAGATCTGGAAGCTCGTCGCCGCGGCGCTTTCGGGCGGCCAAAAGCGCTTTCAAGTTCAGGTCTATCCGTTCCGGATGACGGAGGAGCGGATGAACGGGCATGCCCAGAGCCCTGCTCTCGACTTCTGGAAAAACCTGAAGGCTGGCAATGACCTGTTCGAATCAAGCATGCTGCCGCCGAAGGTCAACGTTTGTGGCGGCAAGTACCAGTTCGCGCCGGGGGTAAAGGGCTCCTTCGACGCCTCGACGATCGACGACAGGTGCGTCGGCGAAGACGCCAAAAGTTAA
- a CDS encoding murein L,D-transpeptidase family protein, whose protein sequence is MFRSREGKVLGRKSMVSYGSTRLKLVAAMILGLVVISHAVIDPANALTIELKDVAADRVERQRAAATGALPLPGTPDVGVLQQRLKEKGVTLSSPILIRIFKAESELEVWKQKDDAFILFATYPICHWSGTLGPKLRDGDRQAPEGYYTVTRAQARHVGRWPVSLDIGFPNILDQSQARTGSDILIHGGCSSVGCFAMTNPVSEEIHQLTIAAIDAGEQLVPVHILPFRMTDVNMAAQSASPWSPFWNNLKDGYDVFERTKRPPAVGVCSGRYIFREARAKELPGQLDACGPTIASIREQDQWLANVPPPSPVLPKTQTQTAQSKTPPIPQIQTSLESDAPPPMFSWRLIR, encoded by the coding sequence ATGTTCCGTTCGCGAGAGGGCAAGGTACTCGGTCGCAAGTCCATGGTGTCGTACGGTTCAACGCGTCTGAAGCTCGTCGCGGCGATGATCCTCGGTCTCGTCGTGATCAGTCATGCCGTGATTGACCCAGCGAACGCGCTGACGATCGAACTCAAGGACGTTGCCGCCGATCGCGTTGAGCGCCAGCGTGCGGCTGCGACGGGCGCGCTGCCGCTGCCCGGAACTCCCGACGTCGGCGTGCTGCAGCAGCGCTTGAAGGAAAAGGGCGTGACGCTGTCGTCGCCCATCCTCATCCGCATCTTCAAAGCCGAATCCGAGCTCGAGGTCTGGAAGCAGAAGGATGACGCCTTCATCCTGTTCGCGACCTATCCCATCTGCCATTGGTCGGGAACGCTCGGGCCGAAACTTCGCGACGGCGACCGGCAGGCGCCCGAAGGCTATTACACGGTGACGCGCGCGCAGGCGCGGCATGTGGGGCGATGGCCGGTGTCGCTCGATATCGGCTTTCCCAACATCCTCGACCAGTCACAGGCGCGGACCGGGTCCGACATCCTCATCCATGGCGGGTGCTCGTCGGTCGGCTGCTTCGCGATGACGAACCCGGTATCCGAAGAGATCCATCAGCTGACGATCGCTGCGATCGATGCGGGAGAGCAGCTCGTGCCGGTGCACATCCTGCCGTTCCGCATGACGGATGTGAACATGGCTGCGCAGAGCGCCTCGCCGTGGTCGCCGTTCTGGAACAACCTCAAAGACGGTTACGACGTCTTCGAGCGTACGAAGCGTCCCCCGGCGGTCGGGGTGTGCAGCGGCCGTTATATTTTCCGCGAAGCTCGGGCGAAAGAATTGCCGGGTCAGCTCGACGCATGTGGTCCGACGATCGCGTCCATCCGCGAGCAAGATCAGTGGCTCGCCAATGTGCCGCCGCCCTCACCCGTTCTGCCGAAGACTCAGACGCAAACGGCTCAGTCGAAGACGCCGCCCATTCCGCAAATTCAGACGAGCCTCGAAAGCGATGCGCCCCCGCCCATGTTTTCATGGCGGCTTATTCGCTGA